In a single window of the Diospyros lotus cultivar Yz01 chromosome 10, ASM1463336v1, whole genome shotgun sequence genome:
- the LOC127811196 gene encoding transcriptional activator hap3-like, translating to MAALIPIQALEKVSKVLPALDNDNHLPVSRVTKIMRRALPPKTRITKEAIEVMQHCATNCIHLVTSNANIGCKQDNRKKVSAEDIISAIGRIRLEDYVEPLTSYLNKYRGMKQDLDVVLARGSGKKRHTMDIDDSLENDDTGDSNANPSKEDDAEPSSLHQPWLK from the exons ATGGCAGCACTTATTCCAATTCAAGCTCTG GAAAAAGTGAGTAAAGTTCTACCCGCGCTTGATAATGATAATCACCTCCCTGTGTCCAGGGTCACAAAGATCATGCGTCGGGCATTGCCTCCCAAAACCCGTATTACTAAAGAGGCCATAGAGGTCATGCAACATTGTGCAACAAACTGTATCCATTTGGTTACCTCTAACGCAAACATAGGCTGCAAACAAGACAATCGCAAGAAAGTCTCTGCCGAAGATATCATTTCGGCAATAGGCAGGATAAGGCTTGAGGACTATGTTGAGCCTTTGACGTCATATCTGAACAAATATCGTGGCATGAAACAAGATCTCGATGTCGTGCTTGCAAGGGGTTCAGGAAAGAAAAGGCATACCATGGATATCGATGACTCCTTAGAGAATGATGATACTGGCGATAGCAATGCCAATCCTAGCAAGGAAGACGATGCAGAACCTAGCTCTCTTCACCAGCCTTGGTTGAAATGA
- the LOC127811197 gene encoding transcriptional activator hap3-like, with amino-acid sequence MEGADGSQSSNGSTYSNSSSDVPTKEKVSKVLPALDNDNHLPVSRVTKIMRRALPPKTRITKEAIEVMQHCATNCIHFVTSNANIGCKQDNRKKVSAEDIISAIGRIRLEDYVEPLTSYLNKYRGMKQDRDVVLTRGSGKKRHAMDIDDSLENDDTGDSNANPSKEDDAEPSSLHQPWLK; translated from the exons ATGGAAGGTGCAGATGGATCACAGAGCAGCAACGGCAGCACTTATTCCAATTCAAGCTCTG ACGTGCCAACCAAGGAAAAAGTGAGTAAAGTTCTACCCGCGCTTGATAATGATAATCACCTCCCTGTGTCCAGGGTCACAAAGATCATGCGTCGGGCATTGCCTCCCAAAACCCGTATTACTAAAGAGGCCATAGAGGTCATGCAACATTGTGCAACAAACTGTATCCATTTCGTTACCTCTAACGCAAACATAGGCTGCAAACAAGACAATCGCAAGAAAGTCTCTGCCGAAGATATCATTTCGGCAATAGGCAGGATAAGGCTTGAGGACTATGTTGAGCCTTTGACGTCGTATCTGAACAAATATCGTGGCATGAAACAAGATCGCGATGTCGTGCTTACAAGGGGTTCAGGAAAGAAAAGGCATGCCATGGATATCGATGACTCCTTAGAGAATGATGATACTGGCGATAGCAATGCCAATCCTAGCAAGGAAGATGATGCAGAACCTAGCTCTCTTCACCAGCCTTGGTTGAAATGA